The following proteins come from a genomic window of Pseudomonas hygromyciniae:
- the guaA gene encoding glutamine-hydrolyzing GMP synthase, with product MALDIHAHRILILDFGSQYTQLIARRVREIGVYCELHPFDMDDEAIREFAPKGVILAGGPESVHEANSPRCPQAVFDLGVPVFGICYGMQTMAEQLGGKVEGSELREFGYARVDVVGKSRLLDGIEDHVDADGLFGLDVWMSHGDKVTKMPEDFHILASTPSCPIAGMFSDERRYYGVQFHPEVTHTKQGGRILSRFILDICECEALWTPSKIAEDAIANVRAQVGTDNVLLGLSGGVDSSVVAALLHKAIGDQLTCVFVDNGLLRLHEGEQVMAMFAENMGVKVIRANAEDQFLNNLAGESDPEKKRKIIGRTFIDVFDAQSNKLDNIKYLAQGTIYPDVIESAGAKSGKAHVIKSHHNVGGLPEEMNLKLVEPLRELFKDEVRRLGLELGLPYDMVYRHPFPGPGLGVRILGEVKKEYADLLRRADHIFIEELRKADWYHKVSQAFVVFQPVKSVGVVGDGRRYAWVVALRAVETIDFMTARWAHLPYELLETVSGRIINEIEGISRVTYDVSSKPPATIEWE from the coding sequence ATGGCCCTCGACATTCACGCCCACCGTATCCTGATCCTCGACTTCGGTTCCCAGTACACCCAACTGATTGCCCGCCGCGTGCGTGAAATCGGCGTGTACTGCGAACTGCATCCGTTCGATATGGACGACGAAGCGATCCGCGAATTCGCTCCTAAAGGCGTCATCCTCGCCGGTGGCCCCGAGTCCGTGCACGAAGCCAACAGCCCGCGCTGCCCGCAAGCGGTGTTTGACCTGGGCGTGCCGGTCTTCGGTATCTGCTACGGCATGCAGACCATGGCCGAGCAACTGGGCGGCAAGGTCGAAGGTTCCGAGTTGCGTGAATTCGGTTATGCCCGCGTCGACGTGGTCGGCAAGAGCCGCCTGCTGGACGGCATCGAAGACCACGTCGACGCCGACGGCCTGTTCGGCCTCGACGTCTGGATGAGCCACGGTGACAAGGTCACCAAGATGCCGGAAGACTTCCACATCCTGGCCAGCACCCCGAGCTGCCCGATCGCCGGCATGTTCAGCGACGAGCGTCGTTACTACGGCGTGCAGTTCCACCCGGAAGTGACCCACACCAAGCAAGGCGGGCGCATCCTGTCGCGCTTCATCCTCGACATCTGCGAGTGTGAAGCCCTGTGGACCCCGTCGAAAATCGCTGAAGACGCCATCGCCAACGTGCGCGCCCAGGTCGGTACCGACAACGTGCTGCTGGGCCTGTCTGGCGGCGTCGACTCCTCCGTGGTTGCCGCACTGCTGCACAAGGCGATTGGCGACCAACTGACCTGCGTCTTCGTCGACAACGGCCTGCTGCGCCTGCACGAAGGTGAGCAAGTGATGGCCATGTTCGCCGAGAACATGGGCGTCAAGGTCATCCGCGCCAATGCCGAGGACCAGTTCCTCAACAACCTGGCCGGCGAGTCGGACCCTGAGAAGAAGCGCAAGATCATCGGTCGCACCTTCATCGACGTCTTCGATGCCCAGTCCAACAAACTGGACAACATCAAGTACCTCGCCCAGGGCACCATCTACCCCGACGTGATCGAGTCGGCTGGCGCCAAGAGCGGCAAGGCCCACGTGATCAAGTCCCACCACAACGTGGGTGGCCTGCCTGAGGAAATGAACCTCAAGCTGGTAGAACCGCTGCGCGAACTGTTCAAGGACGAAGTCCGCCGTCTGGGCCTGGAACTGGGCCTGCCGTACGACATGGTCTACCGCCACCCATTCCCGGGCCCGGGCCTGGGCGTGCGCATCCTGGGTGAAGTGAAGAAGGAATACGCCGACCTGTTGCGTCGTGCCGACCACATCTTCATCGAAGAACTGCGCAAGGCCGACTGGTACCACAAGGTCAGCCAGGCATTCGTGGTGTTCCAGCCGGTGAAATCGGTTGGCGTTGTAGGCGATGGCCGCCGTTACGCCTGGGTCGTGGCGCTGCGTGCCGTAGAAACCATCGACTTCATGACCGCCCGCTGGGCACACCTGCCGTACGAACTGCTGGAGACCGTCAGCGGCCGTATCATCAATGAGATCGAAGGTATTTCGCGCGTGACGTATGACGTGTCGAGCAAGCCACCGGCGACGATTGAGTGGGAATGA
- the treR gene encoding trehalose operon repressor — MSKYNQIYTDLLASITTERLQRGTRLPSETELMDAYQASRGTVRRAIEQLQERGFAQKIHGKGTFVLSANPIEFQLGGIVSFHETHADLGDDVRTEVVEFTQLPLEGSLLQHIEAEPGTLITRIKRVRRIGGKRVILDINHFVADLIPGLDQTIAEQSIYAFIEQTLQLQISYAQRTIEALPRSKDDQAHLDLDGQSHVIVVSNQTFLQDGRQFEYTESRHTLDKFYFSDIARR; from the coding sequence ATGAGTAAATACAACCAGATCTACACCGATCTGCTTGCCAGCATCACCACCGAACGCCTGCAACGCGGCACGCGCCTTCCCTCTGAAACTGAACTGATGGACGCCTACCAGGCCAGCCGTGGCACCGTGCGCCGGGCCATCGAGCAACTGCAGGAGCGTGGGTTCGCGCAAAAAATCCATGGCAAGGGCACCTTCGTGCTGTCAGCCAACCCGATTGAGTTTCAACTGGGCGGCATCGTCAGCTTCCACGAAACCCACGCCGACCTGGGCGATGACGTACGCACCGAAGTGGTCGAGTTCACCCAACTCCCGCTGGAAGGCTCGCTGCTGCAACATATCGAGGCCGAGCCCGGCACCCTGATCACCCGCATCAAGCGAGTGCGGCGCATTGGCGGCAAACGGGTGATCCTCGACATCAACCACTTCGTCGCCGACCTGATCCCGGGCCTGGACCAGACGATTGCCGAACAGTCGATCTACGCGTTTATCGAACAGACATTGCAGCTGCAAATCAGCTATGCCCAGCGCACCATCGAAGCCCTGCCCCGCAGCAAGGACGATCAGGCGCACTTGGACCTCGACGGCCAAAGCCACGTGATTGTGGTGAGTAACCAGACGTTTTTGCAGGACGGGCGGCAGTTCGAGTACACCGAGTCGCGGCATACGTTGGATAAGTTTTACTTTTCGGATATTGCGCGGCGCTGA
- the treP gene encoding PTS system trehalose-specific EIIBC component, with product MSHDYSTIAREILENLGGSDNLEQAAHCVTRLRLALKDPSLVNASALNQVDLVKGSFFTGGLFQIVIGPGEVEKVYAALREQTGLAAATIADVKKKGADKTNALQRLVRVFSDVFMPILPALIIAGLLMGINNLMGAKGMFIEGQTLLEAYPNLDGLWSLINLMANTSFVFLPALVGWSAAKRFGGSEILGIVLGLMLVHPDLLNAWNYGKAVAGLDGQSLPYFDIFGWFQIEKVGYQGQILPILMAAYVMSVIEKWLRARVPNAIQLLVVPITTIVVTGVLALAIIGPVTRHLGILITEGVVTLFDLAPMVGGAIFGLLYAPLVITGMHHMFLAVDLQLISTQGGTFIWPMIVMSNLAQGSAALGVFYMSRNARDKSMASTSAISAYFGITEPAMFGVNLRFKFPFYAALLGSALGSIFLSLNKVQASAIGVGGLPGFISIIPQYIPMFVIGMAVAIVVPFVLTCGLSMKIVRPGYRVA from the coding sequence ATGAGCCACGACTATTCAACTATTGCCCGCGAGATCCTCGAAAATCTCGGAGGCAGCGACAACCTTGAGCAAGCCGCCCACTGCGTGACGCGCCTGCGCCTGGCGCTCAAGGACCCGAGCCTGGTCAACGCCAGTGCATTGAACCAGGTCGATCTGGTCAAGGGCTCGTTCTTCACCGGCGGCCTGTTCCAGATCGTCATCGGCCCCGGCGAAGTCGAAAAGGTCTACGCCGCCCTACGCGAACAGACCGGCCTGGCTGCCGCCACCATCGCCGATGTGAAGAAGAAGGGCGCCGACAAGACCAACGCCCTGCAGCGCCTGGTTCGGGTGTTCTCCGATGTGTTCATGCCGATCCTGCCGGCGCTGATCATTGCCGGCCTGCTGATGGGCATCAACAACCTGATGGGCGCCAAAGGCATGTTCATCGAGGGCCAGACTTTGCTGGAGGCCTATCCGAACCTGGATGGCCTGTGGAGCCTGATCAACCTGATGGCCAACACCTCGTTCGTGTTCCTGCCGGCGCTGGTGGGATGGTCGGCGGCCAAGCGTTTTGGTGGCAGTGAAATCCTCGGCATCGTGCTCGGCCTGATGCTGGTGCACCCGGACCTGCTCAACGCCTGGAACTATGGCAAGGCAGTGGCCGGGCTCGACGGCCAGAGCCTGCCGTACTTCGATATTTTTGGCTGGTTCCAGATCGAGAAAGTGGGTTATCAGGGGCAGATCCTGCCGATCCTGATGGCGGCCTATGTCATGAGCGTGATTGAAAAATGGCTGCGGGCGCGCGTGCCCAATGCCATCCAATTGCTCGTCGTGCCGATCACCACCATCGTCGTCACCGGCGTGCTGGCCCTGGCGATCATCGGCCCGGTCACCCGGCACCTCGGCATCCTGATCACCGAAGGCGTCGTCACGTTGTTCGACCTGGCGCCGATGGTCGGCGGGGCGATTTTCGGCCTGCTGTATGCACCGCTGGTGATCACCGGCATGCACCACATGTTCCTCGCCGTGGACCTGCAACTGATCTCGACCCAGGGCGGCACATTTATCTGGCCGATGATTGTCATGTCCAACCTGGCCCAGGGCAGCGCGGCACTCGGGGTGTTCTACATGAGCCGCAATGCGCGGGACAAAAGCATGGCTTCGACCTCGGCGATTTCTGCCTACTTCGGCATCACTGAGCCGGCGATGTTCGGGGTAAACCTGCGCTTCAAGTTCCCGTTCTACGCCGCGTTGCTCGGCTCGGCCCTGGGTAGCATTTTCCTCTCGCTGAACAAGGTCCAGGCCTCGGCCATCGGCGTGGGCGGCTTGCCTGGGTTTATCTCGATCATCCCGCAGTACATCCCAATGTTTGTGATCGGCATGGCGGTGGCGATTGTGGTGCCGTTTGTTTTGACCTGTGGGTTGAGCATGAAGATTGTCCGGCCTGGATACCGGGTCGCCTGA
- the treC gene encoding alpha,alpha-phosphotrehalase has product MQDWQHSVIYQIYPKSFHSHAGNATGDLLGIVDKLDYLQWLGVDCLWITPFLRSPQRDNGYDISDYYAIDPSYGTMADCDLLISEAAKRGIKLMLDIVVNHTSIEHEWFQQARSSLDNPYRDFYIWRDQPNNWESKFGGSAWEYEAQTGQYFLHLFDHTQADLNWDNPQVRAEVYKLMRFWRDKGVGGFRLDVINLISKPADFPEDNSDGRRFYTDGPHVHEYLQEMHREVFEGHDLINVGEMSSTSLEHCIRYSRPESKELSMTFNFHHLKVDYPNLQKWVRADFDFLQLKQILSDWQLGMQAGGGWNALFWCNHDQPRVVSRFGDDGEYRVVSAKMLATALHFLQGTPFVYQGEELGMTNPGFEQIGQYRDVETLNIYRLKRDAGESEASSMAAIMQKSRDNGRTPMQWDDQANAGFSSAEPWIGIPANAAQINVQSQLDDPDSVLHHYRALIALRRLEPLIQQGVYRQLLLDHAKVWAYLREGHGERLLVLNNFYGQPCEIQLPDHVISAASAQRLLISNYPDCPVRTDSITLRPYESFVLHLTD; this is encoded by the coding sequence ATGCAAGACTGGCAACACTCGGTGATCTACCAGATCTACCCCAAGAGCTTCCACAGCCACGCGGGTAACGCCACCGGTGACCTGCTGGGCATCGTGGACAAGCTCGACTACCTGCAATGGCTGGGCGTGGATTGCCTGTGGATCACCCCGTTCCTGCGCTCGCCCCAGCGCGACAACGGCTATGACATCAGCGACTACTACGCCATCGATCCCAGCTACGGGACCATGGCCGACTGCGACCTGCTGATCAGCGAAGCCGCCAAGCGCGGGATCAAGCTGATGCTCGACATCGTGGTCAACCACACCTCCATCGAGCACGAATGGTTCCAGCAGGCTCGCAGCAGCCTCGACAACCCGTATCGCGACTTCTACATCTGGCGCGACCAGCCGAACAACTGGGAATCCAAGTTCGGCGGCTCGGCCTGGGAATACGAAGCGCAGACCGGCCAGTACTTCCTGCACCTGTTCGACCACACCCAGGCTGACCTCAATTGGGACAACCCCCAGGTGCGCGCCGAAGTCTACAAACTCATGCGCTTCTGGCGTGACAAAGGCGTGGGCGGTTTCCGCCTGGACGTGATCAACCTGATTTCCAAACCGGCGGATTTTCCCGAAGACAACAGCGATGGCCGGCGCTTCTACACCGACGGCCCGCACGTGCATGAGTACCTGCAGGAAATGCACCGCGAAGTCTTCGAAGGCCACGACTTGATCAACGTTGGCGAGATGTCGTCCACCAGCCTCGAGCACTGCATTCGCTACTCGCGCCCAGAGTCGAAAGAGCTGTCGATGACCTTCAACTTTCATCACCTGAAAGTCGATTACCCCAACCTGCAAAAATGGGTGCGCGCCGACTTCGACTTCCTGCAACTCAAGCAGATTCTCTCTGACTGGCAACTGGGCATGCAGGCCGGTGGCGGTTGGAATGCGCTGTTCTGGTGTAACCATGACCAGCCGCGGGTCGTCTCGCGATTTGGTGATGACGGCGAGTACCGCGTGGTCTCGGCCAAGATGCTCGCCACCGCCTTGCACTTTCTGCAGGGCACGCCGTTTGTGTACCAGGGCGAAGAGCTGGGCATGACCAATCCGGGCTTCGAGCAGATCGGGCAATACCGCGATGTCGAGACCCTGAATATCTATCGCCTCAAGCGCGATGCGGGTGAGTCCGAAGCGTCAAGCATGGCTGCCATCATGCAAAAGTCCCGCGATAACGGGCGCACGCCAATGCAATGGGACGACCAGGCCAATGCCGGCTTCAGCAGCGCTGAACCGTGGATTGGCATCCCGGCCAATGCGGCGCAGATCAATGTCCAGAGCCAGTTGGATGACCCGGATTCGGTGCTGCATCACTACCGGGCGCTGATCGCTTTGCGTCGCCTTGAACCGCTGATTCAGCAGGGCGTTTACCGCCAGCTGCTGCTCGATCACGCCAAGGTCTGGGCGTATCTGCGCGAAGGCCATGGCGAGCGCCTGCTGGTGCTGAACAACTTCTATGGCCAGCCCTGCGAAATCCAGCTGCCGGACCACGTGATCAGCGCAGCGAGCGCGCAACGGCTGCTGATCAGCAACTACCCCGACTGCCCGGTGCGCACCGACAGCATCACCTTGCGCCCATACGAGTCTTTTGTGCTGCACCTGACCGACTGA
- a CDS encoding maltoporin, which yields MKTTIKLGLAASCLTLPLAAHALEFAGYLRSGAGTSTGSGPQQCFQLPGAQSKYRLGNECEQYAELELRQDLFTFDDGSVLSVDAMASLYNKYDRELKFQGENNGSARMPQMYAQWSNMPSLNGGSLWAGRRYYKRNDIHISDFYYWNQSATGGGIEDVLIGDLKYSYALSRKDNLYQKEYATRHDFNVAGFKTNPGGELELGLSYIEQAGGRDTHSGWALTAQHVQAAFLGGKNKFALQYGEGPGTGLGYTGNTALERSSKSYRAVEFFDWQVTPRFGGQVEAVYQKDVRPGSQDQTWMSIGVRPAYAISEQFKLVTELGHDQVDASGGTRKLSKFTFAPTWSPKGPDFWARPEVRLYYTYATWNEAAKRAANELAAGSALSDSGSYGSARHGSNFGVQVEYWWK from the coding sequence ATGAAAACAACAATAAAGCTGGGCCTCGCTGCATCCTGTCTGACCCTGCCCCTGGCGGCCCACGCCCTGGAATTCGCAGGCTACCTGCGCAGCGGCGCCGGCACCTCGACCGGCAGCGGCCCGCAGCAGTGTTTCCAACTGCCGGGCGCCCAATCCAAATACCGCTTGGGCAACGAATGCGAACAGTATGCCGAGTTGGAGTTACGCCAGGACCTGTTCACCTTCGATGACGGCTCGGTGCTGAGCGTCGATGCCATGGCCTCGCTGTACAACAAGTACGACCGCGAGCTGAAGTTCCAGGGCGAAAACAATGGTTCGGCCCGCATGCCGCAGATGTATGCGCAGTGGTCGAACATGCCCAGCCTCAACGGCGGTTCACTGTGGGCCGGCCGGCGCTACTACAAACGAAATGACATCCATATTTCCGACTTCTACTACTGGAACCAGAGCGCCACCGGCGGCGGTATCGAGGACGTGCTGATTGGCGATCTGAAATACAGCTACGCCCTGTCGCGCAAGGACAACCTGTACCAGAAGGAATACGCCACCCGTCACGACTTCAACGTCGCCGGCTTCAAGACTAACCCCGGCGGGGAGCTGGAGCTGGGCCTGAGTTATATCGAACAGGCTGGCGGGCGCGATACCCACAGCGGCTGGGCCCTCACAGCCCAGCATGTGCAGGCGGCCTTTCTCGGCGGCAAGAACAAGTTTGCCCTGCAGTACGGTGAAGGGCCGGGCACTGGCCTTGGCTACACCGGCAACACGGCACTGGAACGCAGCAGCAAAAGCTACCGCGCGGTGGAGTTTTTTGACTGGCAAGTGACCCCGCGGTTTGGCGGCCAGGTCGAGGCGGTGTACCAGAAAGATGTGCGTCCTGGCAGCCAGGACCAAACCTGGATGTCCATTGGTGTGCGCCCGGCGTATGCCATCAGCGAACAGTTCAAGCTGGTCACCGAACTGGGCCATGACCAAGTGGATGCCAGCGGCGGCACGCGCAAGCTCAGCAAGTTCACATTCGCCCCGACCTGGTCGCCCAAAGGCCCGGATTTCTGGGCGCGGCCGGAAGTGCGGTTGTACTACACCTATGCCACCTGGAACGAAGCGGCCAAGCGTGCGGCCAATGAACTGGCGGCGGGTTCGGCGTTGTCCGACAGCGGCTCCTACGGCAGTGCGCGGCACGGTTCCAACTTCGGTGTGCAGGTCGAATACTGGTGGAAATAA
- the ptsP gene encoding phosphoenolpyruvate--protein phosphotransferase translates to MTTTQPLELLAPLAGVLLPLDQVPDPVFSSRLIGDGVCIDPTSQTLCAPLAGVISNIQDSGHAVSVTDDHGVQVLMHIGLDTVNLAGKGFTRLVEEGQRVAAGQPLIEFDADYIALNARSLLTLMLVVSGEPFTLLAADTGLVEAGQPLLHVTPATRAANDSEEEGEALFSKPLTLPNANGLHARPAAVLAQAAKGFKASICLHKQTQSANAKSLVAIMGLQTVRGDTLQVSAAGADAAAAIEALVALLADGCGEAVAVVAEAIAPLSSATVLRGVCASPGSAFGHVVQVAEPELSVTEKGAGETPERAALTCGLQAAAQALQALQDKAGDSAQAQIFRAHQELLEDPTLLEHAHGLLAQGKSAAFAWNSATLATAALFEQSGSPLLAERAADMADVGQRVLKQILGVQDGAWDLPEQAILIAEQLTPSQTASLDPGKVLGFITVAGGATSHVAILARALGLPAICGVPAQVLALPDGKPVLLDADKGELHLDPDPVVIETLRAAREQQVVRHQRDLQQAALAATTRDGHHIEVTANVASLQEVQQALALGAEGVGLLRSEFLYLDRNRAPSPQEQAQTYSAIAGVLGTERNLVVRTLDVGGDKPLAYVPMDSETNPFLGLRGIRLCLERPELLREQFRAILASAGLARLHIMLPMVSLLSELRQAREILEEQALALGLSELPKLGIMIEVPSAALMADVFAPHVDFFSIGTNDLTQYTLAMDRDHPRLASQADSFHPAVLRLIATTVKAAHAHGKWVGVCGALASEALAVPMLIGLGVDELSVSVPLIPSIKATVRELDLADCQIIARQVLGLEEAAQVREALRLYHTATVETLPVVEH, encoded by the coding sequence ATGACCACAACTCAACCCCTGGAACTGCTGGCGCCCCTGGCGGGCGTGCTGTTGCCCCTGGACCAGGTGCCGGATCCGGTGTTCTCCAGCCGCCTGATTGGCGACGGCGTGTGTATCGATCCCACCTCGCAGACCCTCTGCGCACCGCTGGCCGGGGTGATCAGCAATATCCAGGACAGTGGTCATGCGGTCAGCGTCACTGACGACCACGGCGTGCAGGTGCTGATGCATATCGGCCTGGATACCGTGAACCTGGCGGGCAAGGGGTTCACCCGGTTGGTCGAGGAGGGCCAGCGGGTGGCGGCAGGGCAGCCGCTGATTGAGTTTGATGCCGACTACATCGCACTCAATGCCCGCAGTTTGCTGACCCTGATGCTGGTGGTCAGCGGCGAGCCATTTACGCTGCTGGCGGCGGACACGGGGCTGGTTGAAGCCGGGCAACCGTTGCTGCACGTGACGCCTGCAACACGTGCCGCCAATGACTCGGAAGAAGAGGGCGAGGCCCTGTTTTCCAAGCCCCTGACGTTGCCCAATGCCAACGGCCTGCATGCCCGTCCGGCGGCGGTGCTGGCCCAGGCCGCAAAAGGTTTCAAAGCGAGCATCTGCCTGCACAAGCAAACCCAGAGCGCCAACGCCAAATCACTGGTGGCGATCATGGGCTTGCAGACGGTGCGCGGCGATACCCTGCAAGTGAGTGCGGCGGGGGCGGATGCGGCGGCGGCGATCGAGGCGTTGGTCGCGCTGTTGGCCGACGGGTGCGGCGAAGCGGTGGCGGTGGTGGCTGAAGCCATCGCCCCGCTGTCATCGGCAACGGTATTGCGGGGCGTGTGTGCATCGCCAGGTTCGGCGTTTGGCCACGTGGTGCAGGTCGCCGAGCCTGAGCTGAGCGTGACTGAAAAGGGCGCTGGCGAGACGCCAGAACGTGCCGCTCTGACGTGTGGTTTACAGGCTGCCGCCCAAGCACTGCAAGCGCTGCAGGACAAGGCCGGGGATAGCGCCCAGGCACAGATTTTCCGTGCCCATCAGGAATTGCTCGAAGACCCGACCCTACTAGAACACGCCCACGGCCTGCTCGCCCAAGGCAAGAGCGCGGCCTTCGCCTGGAACAGCGCCACACTCGCCACCGCTGCGTTGTTCGAGCAATCGGGCAGCCCACTGTTGGCCGAGCGTGCCGCCGATATGGCGGATGTTGGCCAGCGGGTCCTCAAGCAGATCCTCGGGGTCCAGGACGGCGCCTGGGATTTGCCGGAGCAGGCCATCCTGATTGCCGAGCAATTGACGCCTTCGCAAACCGCCAGCCTCGACCCGGGCAAGGTGTTGGGGTTTATCACCGTTGCCGGAGGGGCCACCAGCCACGTCGCCATTCTTGCTCGCGCCCTTGGCTTGCCGGCGATTTGCGGTGTGCCGGCCCAGGTCCTGGCATTGCCCGATGGCAAGCCAGTGTTGCTGGACGCCGACAAAGGCGAACTGCACCTCGACCCGGACCCGGTAGTGATCGAGACGCTGCGGGCCGCGCGCGAGCAGCAGGTTGTGCGCCACCAGCGCGATCTGCAGCAGGCCGCCTTGGCCGCCACCACCCGCGATGGTCATCATATTGAAGTGACCGCCAACGTCGCTTCGCTGCAAGAAGTGCAGCAAGCCCTGGCGCTGGGGGCCGAGGGGGTCGGGCTGTTGCGCTCGGAGTTTCTCTACCTGGACCGCAACCGCGCGCCGAGCCCGCAGGAACAGGCCCAGACCTACAGCGCCATTGCTGGTGTCCTGGGCACCGAGCGCAATCTGGTGGTGCGCACGCTTGATGTGGGCGGTGACAAACCCTTGGCCTATGTGCCGATGGACAGCGAGACCAACCCCTTTCTTGGCTTGCGCGGAATTCGCCTGTGCCTGGAACGTCCCGAGCTGTTGCGCGAGCAGTTCCGGGCAATCCTGGCCAGCGCCGGCCTGGCGCGGTTGCACATCATGTTGCCGATGGTCAGCCTACTGTCGGAGCTGCGCCAGGCCCGCGAGATCCTGGAGGAGCAAGCGCTGGCCTTGGGGCTTAGCGAGCTGCCGAAGCTGGGGATCATGATCGAGGTGCCATCGGCAGCCTTGATGGCGGATGTGTTCGCGCCCCATGTGGATTTTTTCTCCATTGGCACCAATGACCTGACCCAATACACCCTGGCCATGGACCGCGACCACCCACGCCTGGCCAGTCAGGCCGACAGTTTTCACCCGGCGGTGCTGCGCTTGATCGCCACCACGGTCAAGGCCGCCCATGCCCACGGCAAGTGGGTGGGCGTATGTGGCGCGCTGGCGTCCGAAGCGCTGGCGGTGCCGATGCTGATCGGGCTGGGGGTGGACGAACTGTCCGTCAGCGTGCCGCTGATCCCCAGTATCAAGGCCACCGTGCGTGAGCTGGACCTGGCGGACTGCCAGATCATCGCCCGCCAGGTACTAGGTCTGGAGGAAGCCGCCCAAGTGCGCGAGGCCTTGCGCCTTTACCACACGGCGACTGTAGAAACTTTACCTGTCGTGGAGCATTGA
- a CDS encoding PTS transporter subunit EIIB: MFEKLQQAFWKALTPDLVAETPNAEPAADAMLAPAVLSALGGATNLKSQQRVALTRIRVQLQDPTLVDEMGLKAAGITAVMILTGGVVHLITGLS, from the coding sequence ATGTTCGAGAAACTACAGCAAGCGTTCTGGAAAGCCCTGACTCCGGACCTGGTGGCCGAAACGCCGAACGCCGAGCCTGCGGCTGATGCGATGTTGGCGCCGGCGGTGTTGAGTGCGCTGGGCGGGGCGACAAACCTGAAGTCGCAACAGCGAGTGGCTTTGACGCGGATCCGTGTGCAGCTACAAGACCCGACCCTGGTCGATGAAATGGGGCTGAAGGCAGCGGGAATTACTGCCGTGATGATATTGACAGGCGGGGTAGTGCATCTGATCACAGGCCTGAGCTGA
- the mltF gene encoding membrane-bound lytic murein transglycosylase MltF codes for MFSPTALRPRCAKWLLATGLFLMLSACVDKPSTLERIKEDGVLRVITRNSPATYFQDRNGETGFEYELVKRFADDLGVKLEIETADNLDDLFGQLGKPNGPVLAAAGLVSSEQRKQQVRFSHAYLEVTPQIIYRNGQSRPTNAADLVGKKIMVLKGSTHAEQLAELKKQNPAIEYEESDAVEVVDLLRMVDEGQIDLTLVDSNEVAMNQVYFPNVRVAFDLGNASNQSWAVAAGEDNSLLNEVNSYLDKVEKNGTLQRLKDRYYGHVDVLGYVGAYTFAQHLQQRLPKYEKFFKTSAKEEKVDWRLLAAIGYQESLWQPTVTSKTGVRGLMMLTQNTAQAMGVSNRLDARQSIKGGAKYLAMIKSELDDKILEPDRTWFALAAYNVGGGHLDDARKLAQKEGLNPNKWLDVKKMLPRLSQKQWYSKTRYGYARGGEPVHFVANIRRYYDILTWVTQPQLEGNQVVEGNLHVPGVDKTKPPEDTPQL; via the coding sequence ATGTTCTCCCCAACTGCTTTGCGCCCGCGATGTGCCAAATGGCTCCTCGCCACCGGACTCTTCCTGATGCTCAGCGCCTGTGTTGATAAGCCCAGCACGCTCGAGCGAATCAAGGAGGATGGCGTATTGCGGGTGATTACCCGAAACAGTCCGGCCACCTATTTCCAGGACCGCAACGGCGAAACCGGTTTCGAATACGAACTGGTCAAGCGCTTTGCCGACGACCTGGGGGTGAAACTTGAAATCGAGACCGCCGACAACCTCGACGACCTGTTCGGCCAGTTGGGCAAACCCAACGGCCCGGTATTGGCCGCCGCCGGCCTGGTCAGCAGCGAACAGCGCAAACAGCAGGTGCGCTTTTCCCACGCGTACCTGGAAGTCACCCCGCAGATCATCTACCGCAACGGCCAGTCCCGCCCCACCAACGCGGCAGACCTGGTAGGCAAGAAGATCATGGTGCTCAAGGGCAGCACCCACGCCGAGCAACTGGCCGAGCTGAAAAAGCAGAACCCTGCGATTGAATACGAAGAGTCCGACGCGGTTGAAGTGGTCGACCTGCTGCGCATGGTCGACGAAGGGCAGATCGACCTGACCCTGGTCGATTCCAATGAAGTGGCGATGAACCAGGTGTACTTCCCCAACGTACGGGTGGCCTTTGACCTGGGCAACGCCAGCAACCAGAGCTGGGCGGTGGCTGCAGGTGAAGACAACAGCCTGCTCAACGAGGTCAACAGCTACCTCGACAAGGTCGAGAAGAACGGCACCTTGCAGCGCCTCAAGGATCGTTATTACGGGCATGTCGATGTACTGGGCTACGTTGGCGCCTACACCTTTGCCCAGCATTTGCAGCAGCGCCTGCCCAAGTACGAGAAGTTCTTCAAGACCTCGGCCAAGGAAGAAAAGGTCGATTGGCGGCTATTGGCAGCCATTGGCTACCAGGAATCGCTGTGGCAACCGACGGTCACCTCCAAGACCGGCGTGCGCGGCTTGATGATGCTGACCCAGAACACCGCCCAGGCCATGGGCGTGTCCAACCGCCTCGACGCCCGACAAAGCATCAAGGGCGGTGCCAAGTACCTGGCGATGATCAAGAGCGAACTGGACGACAAGATCCTTGAACCTGATCGCACCTGGTTTGCGCTGGCGGCCTACAACGTCGGCGGCGGCCACCTCGATGACGCACGCAAGCTGGCACAAAAAGAAGGCCTGAACCCGAACAAATGGCTGGACGTTAAGAAAATGCTGCCGCGCCTGTCGCAGAAGCAGTGGTACAGCAAGACCCGCTACGGCTACGCCCGTGGCGGCGAACCGGTACATTTCGTGGCCAACATCCGTCGTTACTACGACATCCTGACCTGGGTGACCCAGCCGCAGCTGGAAGGCAACCAAGTGGTGGAAGGCAACCTGCACGTCCCGGGCGTGGACAAAACCAAGCCGCCGGAAGACACCCCCCAACTCTAG